The following coding sequences are from one Granulicella sp. L56 window:
- a CDS encoding two-component regulator propeller domain-containing protein, whose translation MPTESTVEGPDGTIWVGGSAGLFIVGEGRCERVGEKYGLPNGLPYAILFDRAGTLWVKMDSGKLLYLPHGGTRFKLSRYGDGAAGNNCYLHNGPNGSVWLSDAVGLRRVSENGVPFEATSAPDPDRPKGPRFVNFTFDSSGTLWAGSSTGLKRIPDATGVPIGVSIDPAAGQNFTVAQGLSSDVVRKLLVDREGSIWIGTNAGLDQLRRNVISQLETPPTNEYQFAVGSGDHGCVWTGNRSLPLTEVCPDGRTKTFAKTKQTMTIRRDLKGDVWSSGLGAGPHLWKASWDGIKPVTFPNDAVELVASMAVDKNNNLWLITFDQQVDRRIGDTWGNENKALGREPGILGAMEGDEAGNVWFAFSNHVIEWDGANYHRYTFTGKNRYPISLTVKGTHVWLGAEDGVQLFSKGEFHMLRWKDPSLPGRVTGMVETAAGDLWTSGFSGIAHVKA comes from the coding sequence TTGCCAACGGAATCGACTGTTGAGGGACCTGACGGCACAATTTGGGTCGGCGGGTCAGCCGGCCTGTTCATCGTGGGCGAAGGAAGGTGCGAACGGGTAGGCGAGAAGTATGGACTTCCCAACGGCCTTCCTTACGCCATATTGTTTGACAGAGCTGGCACTCTCTGGGTGAAGATGGATTCAGGCAAACTCCTGTATCTGCCGCACGGTGGAACTAGGTTCAAGCTGAGCCGGTATGGCGACGGCGCGGCTGGAAATAATTGTTATTTGCATAATGGGCCAAATGGCTCGGTGTGGCTCTCCGACGCTGTGGGACTGCGGCGGGTGTCGGAGAATGGCGTGCCGTTCGAAGCAACCTCCGCGCCAGATCCAGACCGTCCGAAAGGTCCGCGATTCGTAAACTTTACCTTCGATAGCAGCGGGACACTCTGGGCTGGAAGCAGCACCGGATTGAAACGAATTCCAGACGCGACTGGAGTGCCAATCGGGGTGAGTATCGATCCAGCGGCCGGGCAAAACTTCACCGTTGCTCAGGGACTGAGTTCCGATGTCGTTCGGAAGCTTCTGGTGGACCGCGAAGGCAGCATTTGGATCGGGACGAACGCTGGGCTCGATCAACTTCGACGGAATGTAATATCGCAGCTTGAGACCCCGCCAACCAATGAATACCAGTTTGCAGTCGGGTCCGGCGACCATGGTTGTGTTTGGACTGGTAACCGAAGCCTGCCTCTCACCGAGGTGTGTCCCGATGGCAGGACGAAGACGTTTGCCAAAACCAAGCAAACCATGACGATCCGGCGCGATCTCAAAGGCGATGTATGGTCGAGTGGGTTGGGTGCCGGCCCACACCTCTGGAAGGCCTCCTGGGATGGGATAAAGCCCGTCACTTTCCCTAATGATGCCGTCGAATTAGTCGCCTCGATGGCAGTCGACAAAAACAATAACCTCTGGCTAATCACCTTTGATCAACAGGTAGATCGGCGCATCGGCGACACTTGGGGAAACGAGAACAAAGCGCTCGGAAGAGAACCTGGCATATTAGGCGCCATGGAAGGAGATGAGGCAGGCAATGTTTGGTTCGCTTTTTCGAACCACGTGATCGAGTGGGATGGCGCCAACTACCACCGATACACCTTTACCGGAAAGAACCGCTATCCCATTTCTCTTACAGTGAAAGGGACGCACGTCTGGCTTGGCGCGGAAGATGGCGTTCAACTATTCAGCAAGGGCGAGTTTCACATGTTGCGGTGGAAAGATCCGAGCCTGCCGGGACGAGTGACGGGTATGGTGGAAACGGCAGCAGGGGATCTTTGGACCAGCGGATTTTCAGGCATCGCACATGTTAAGGCTTAA
- a CDS encoding PAS domain-containing protein: MLLLLSTARKDPVEDESSRVVNALPGLIWIALTKGNVDFVNRYWCEYTGIGMGGACGVGWQTAIHPKDLPELLERWQSIIVSGEPGEMEARLRRFDGEYRWFVFAVNPMRYEAGQILRWYGLNSDIEDRMRAKEDLHAHQGGSFLSIGDGIPALISFTSPTGEIESVNRHYLEYFGITLDEAKRWGTNDMVHPAHRQTTLDSWRRSVQTGKTFDVEHRVRRADGVYRWFQSRGLPLKDVEGRIVSWFVTATDIDDRKLAEEALQNSERNFRQIVDSIPGLVCTLSPTGEVEQLNRPLLEYFGKASAELKGWKMTDAVHPEDLPRVVAAFTDSVTTGTPYDVEHRCRRFDGIYRWFQVRALPVQNSDGQIAGWYVLLTDIEDLKQAEESLESGELDLRSVINTIPMTAWSTEADGYCDFVNRRWLDYSGLSLEQVRGWGWGAVIHPDDLADLVEHWQSCLASGASVNTEARMRRFDGVYRWFLFLGNALRDESGDIVKWFGTNVDIEDRKQSDEALRASARNLDLIINTIPMLAWSTGPDGFVEFLNKRWLNFAGMSAEEGAGWGWAAVIHPEDSTRLLDYWQAAMASGTDVDVEARIRRFDGVYRWFLFRASPLRDEQGTILKWYGTNVDIEDRKRADEGLRRSEAFLAEGQRLNLSGSFSWRLDTEEITFSDQLYRIYEFDQDTPITLELIAGRLHPEDVLLVSEKTELARTGCSDLDLNYECRLKMQDGSVKYLRTVAHATKDREGRPEIIGAVQDVTERRLSEEALGKVRSELARMARVASLGALTASIAHEVSQPLSGIITNANTGIRMLATEPPNVDGALETVRRSLRDGNRASEVISKLRALFSKKSFTAELVNLNEATREVIALLLSELQRNRVLLRTELEEDLPPVIGDRIQLQQVILNLLLNASEAMTDVYDRPREILVKTNRDVDNSVRFTVQDSGIGIDPEDLDRLFDAFHTTKNDGMGMGLSVSRSIIEAHHGRLCAMSNDGPGATFFVSMPGARENRNLYSNQEPALNDKQSEMRDL, encoded by the coding sequence ATGCTGTTGCTACTGAGCACTGCCAGAAAGGACCCCGTGGAGGATGAGTCCAGTCGCGTTGTCAACGCGTTACCCGGATTGATTTGGATTGCGCTTACGAAAGGAAATGTTGATTTTGTAAATCGATACTGGTGCGAATATACCGGCATCGGTATGGGTGGAGCATGTGGTGTCGGCTGGCAGACTGCAATCCACCCCAAGGATCTTCCTGAGCTCCTCGAACGTTGGCAATCGATTATTGTCTCTGGTGAACCGGGTGAAATGGAAGCCCGCTTGCGGCGCTTCGATGGCGAATACCGTTGGTTTGTCTTCGCGGTAAATCCGATGCGCTACGAAGCGGGCCAGATTCTTAGATGGTATGGATTGAACTCCGATATCGAGGACCGCATGCGTGCTAAAGAAGACTTGCACGCTCACCAGGGAGGCAGTTTTCTCTCGATCGGCGACGGAATTCCAGCGTTGATTTCATTTACGAGTCCTACGGGCGAAATCGAAAGCGTGAATCGCCACTACTTGGAATACTTCGGAATCACGCTAGACGAAGCAAAACGCTGGGGAACGAATGACATGGTTCATCCAGCTCATCGTCAGACGACGCTTGATTCTTGGAGGCGTTCGGTACAGACGGGTAAGACCTTTGACGTAGAACACCGTGTGCGACGAGCCGATGGCGTCTATCGTTGGTTTCAGAGTAGGGGACTGCCTCTCAAGGACGTCGAAGGTCGAATCGTCAGCTGGTTTGTAACTGCGACTGATATTGACGACCGGAAGCTGGCGGAGGAGGCCCTGCAGAACAGCGAACGTAATTTCCGCCAGATTGTCGATAGTATTCCTGGGCTTGTGTGTACCCTGAGCCCAACCGGTGAGGTTGAACAGCTCAACCGGCCCCTCCTGGAGTATTTCGGCAAGGCTTCCGCTGAACTCAAGGGCTGGAAGATGACCGATGCTGTCCATCCAGAGGACCTTCCTCGCGTCGTCGCCGCTTTTACTGATTCTGTAACGACAGGTACCCCCTACGATGTCGAACATCGTTGCCGCCGTTTCGATGGGATATATCGATGGTTTCAGGTTCGCGCCCTCCCTGTGCAAAATTCGGACGGTCAAATCGCCGGCTGGTACGTCCTGCTGACGGATATAGAAGACCTCAAACAAGCCGAAGAATCGCTAGAGTCCGGTGAACTTGACCTGAGATCGGTCATCAACACGATTCCTATGACGGCATGGTCTACCGAAGCAGACGGCTACTGCGATTTCGTTAATCGGCGCTGGCTCGACTACTCCGGCCTCTCTTTAGAGCAGGTGCGAGGCTGGGGCTGGGGTGCTGTGATTCATCCCGATGACCTCGCTGACCTTGTGGAGCATTGGCAATCCTGTCTGGCCTCTGGTGCGTCAGTCAATACCGAAGCGCGCATGCGTCGGTTCGATGGTGTCTATCGTTGGTTCCTGTTCCTGGGCAACGCTTTACGGGACGAATCCGGTGACATCGTCAAGTGGTTTGGAACGAACGTCGACATAGAAGATCGCAAGCAGTCCGATGAAGCCTTGCGGGCAAGCGCCCGCAATCTCGACCTGATCATTAACACGATTCCTATGCTTGCATGGTCTACGGGGCCAGACGGCTTCGTCGAGTTTCTCAACAAGCGTTGGCTCAACTTCGCGGGCATGTCCGCAGAAGAGGGAGCTGGTTGGGGGTGGGCAGCTGTAATCCATCCAGAGGACTCGACGCGCCTTTTGGACTACTGGCAGGCGGCGATGGCTTCAGGCACCGATGTTGATGTGGAAGCACGCATACGTCGTTTTGATGGGGTGTATCGATGGTTCCTGTTTCGTGCCAGCCCGCTGCGCGATGAGCAGGGTACCATCCTCAAATGGTATGGAACGAATGTCGACATAGAAGATCGCAAGCGTGCCGACGAGGGGTTGCGGCGCAGTGAAGCGTTTCTCGCAGAGGGTCAGAGGCTAAATCTAAGCGGCAGCTTTTCCTGGCGCTTGGACACGGAAGAGATCACTTTTTCGGATCAGCTCTATCGTATCTATGAATTTGATCAGGACACTCCAATTACGCTTGAACTGATTGCCGGTCGATTGCATCCTGAAGATGTCTTGCTGGTGTCTGAAAAGACGGAGCTGGCGCGAACCGGCTGCAGCGATCTTGATCTCAACTATGAGTGCCGTCTGAAGATGCAAGATGGCTCAGTGAAGTATCTGCGCACGGTCGCTCATGCAACCAAAGACCGGGAAGGCAGGCCTGAGATCATCGGGGCGGTTCAGGATGTGACGGAGCGAAGGCTATCGGAAGAGGCGCTTGGCAAAGTTCGATCGGAGCTTGCCCGCATGGCAAGGGTTGCCAGCCTGGGAGCTTTGACAGCCTCAATCGCGCACGAAGTTAGTCAACCACTATCGGGGATCATTACAAACGCCAACACGGGAATACGAATGCTCGCCACTGAACCACCAAATGTCGATGGCGCCCTCGAAACTGTACGGCGCAGCCTCCGCGATGGTAACCGTGCATCTGAAGTCATCTCTAAATTGCGTGCGCTGTTCAGCAAGAAGAGCTTCACGGCCGAACTAGTGAACCTCAATGAGGCAACGCGTGAGGTAATTGCTCTTTTGCTAAGTGAACTCCAAAGAAATCGTGTGCTGCTGCGTACCGAACTTGAAGAGGATCTTCCCCCTGTCATTGGGGATCGCATCCAGCTTCAGCAGGTCATTTTAAACCTGCTGCTAAACGCTTCCGAGGCTATGACCGACGTCTACGATCGTCCAAGAGAGATACTCGTTAAAACGAATCGAGACGTCGACAATTCGGTGCGCTTCACTGTTCAGGACTCAGGTATTGGGATCGATCCGGAAGATCTGGACCGACTGTTTGACGCCTTTCACACTACAAAAAACGACGGTATGGGGATGGGTTTATCTGTCAGCCGGTCCATTATTGAGGCTCATCATGGACGCCTTTGTGCAATGTCCAATGATGGTCCCGGAGCCACTTTTTTCGTCTCTATGCCTGGTGCAAGAGAAAACAGAAATCTTTACTCAAATCAGGAACCTGCTCTGAACGACAAGCAGAGTGAGATGAGGGATCTATGA
- a CDS encoding response regulator has protein sequence MKIKRSLVSVVDDDESIRESLPDLLRELGYAAHTFSSAEEFLESDYLHRTDCLILDIAMPGMTGPELQSELTIRQQRIPIIFITAKRDEALRPRLLKLGAAECLLKPFSEADLLGALDAVFQKN, from the coding sequence ATGAAAATCAAACGCTCACTCGTCTCCGTCGTTGATGATGATGAATCGATACGTGAATCGCTGCCAGACTTGCTGAGGGAGTTGGGCTATGCCGCGCATACCTTTTCGTCGGCAGAAGAGTTTCTTGAATCAGACTATCTCCATCGGACCGACTGTTTAATCCTCGACATTGCAATGCCGGGCATGACAGGACCCGAACTCCAAAGCGAATTGACGATTCGTCAACAGAGGATTCCGATCATCTTTATTACCGCCAAAAGAGATGAAGCACTCCGGCCACGCTTGCTCAAACTGGGAGCAGCAGAATGCCTGCTAAAGCCCTTCAGCGAAGCAGATCTTCTGGGAGCGCTCGATGCTGTGTTTCAAAAAAACTGA
- a CDS encoding response regulator transcription factor → MSYPTPIVFVVDDDISVRESLEMLIRCEGWESETFASAEEFLNRPRALAPSCLILDVSLPELNGLDLQKRIAVDRKDMPIIFITGYGDVPTTVKAMKAGAVEFLTKPFDDTTLLNAIRHSIERSHIMLRRETETGTLRDCYASLTPREREVLALVVCGLPNKQVGAELGISEITVKAHRGKVMQKMQAESLPDLVKIATRLRLTPAHKV, encoded by the coding sequence ATGTCATATCCCACGCCAATAGTTTTCGTTGTAGACGACGATATTTCAGTACGTGAGTCGCTGGAAATGCTGATCCGTTGCGAGGGATGGGAATCTGAGACTTTTGCGTCTGCTGAGGAGTTTTTAAATCGCCCGCGTGCTCTTGCTCCTAGCTGTTTGATCTTGGATGTTTCACTTCCTGAACTGAATGGTCTCGATTTGCAGAAACGTATCGCTGTCGATCGAAAAGACATGCCGATCATATTTATCACCGGTTATGGAGACGTCCCCACGACAGTCAAGGCCATGAAAGCAGGAGCCGTCGAGTTTTTGACGAAGCCGTTCGATGACACAACGTTATTGAACGCCATTCGGCACTCGATTGAACGCAGTCATATTATGCTTCGCCGGGAGACCGAGACTGGGACGCTCCGAGATTGTTACGCATCACTGACACCTCGGGAGAGGGAAGTGCTAGCGCTCGTTGTTTGCGGACTTCCCAATAAACAGGTGGGTGCTGAGCTGGGCATCAGTGAGATTACCGTAAAGGCGCATCGAGGCAAGGTAATGCAAAAGATGCAAGCCGAATCTCTTCCCGACCTGGTAAAAATAGCGACGAGGCTTCGACTGACACCCGCGCACAAGGTTTGA
- a CDS encoding response regulator — MPNEMNDVLVIDDNQILANILSEIFRESGYTVRTASDGFAALASIRERVPDVLISDLNMPRMSGFELLSIVRRRFPSIAVIAMSGSYFGVAVPQGVAADAFYAKGSTSVARFFEILRSIKDEATRNSIRGAAPIWIPRVPIDDEALAIFAISCPECLRTFPHCLQNTKLLRFECLCPHCHHQVELAVAGSTTDTDQTGIGKSDNLRQIGLRAYLHNMLES, encoded by the coding sequence TTGCCAAATGAAATGAACGACGTTCTAGTGATAGATGATAACCAGATATTAGCTAACATACTCTCTGAGATCTTTCGAGAAAGCGGTTATACCGTTCGGACGGCCTCAGATGGGTTTGCCGCACTCGCGTCGATACGGGAGCGAGTGCCGGATGTTCTCATATCGGATCTGAACATGCCTCGTATGTCCGGGTTTGAACTTCTATCAATCGTACGACGGCGATTTCCTTCGATTGCCGTCATTGCGATGAGCGGATCGTATTTCGGCGTAGCCGTGCCCCAAGGGGTTGCAGCCGATGCTTTTTATGCCAAAGGCTCAACGAGCGTCGCACGATTCTTCGAGATTCTACGTTCGATCAAAGATGAGGCGACACGTAATTCCATACGTGGCGCAGCACCGATCTGGATACCACGTGTCCCGATCGACGACGAGGCTCTCGCTATTTTCGCAATCTCTTGCCCAGAATGTTTGAGAACTTTTCCTCATTGTCTGCAAAACACGAAGTTGCTGCGCTTCGAATGCCTTTGCCCCCACTGTCACCATCAAGTGGAATTAGCGGTAGCTGGTTCGACGACAGATACGGATCAAACCGGCATCGGGAAATCAGATAATTTACGGCAGATCGGCTTGCGTGCATACTTGCACAACATGCTCGAGTCGTGA
- a CDS encoding epoxide hydrolase family protein, whose product MTQLDKVQLAIRNGISSIGSGPSRRSFIAASMTAGALSFFPRDSFGFAVASAFSELSVHSREEEQNTAIRPFRISFPNADLADLRRRIVATRWPECETVSDATQGVQLATMQKLANYWVTDYDWRKVEARLNALPQFVTKIDGLDIHFIHGRSKNANALPIVITHGWPGSIIEQLKLIGPLTDPAAYGGMPEDAFDVVIPSLPGYGFSEKPATSGWGPVRIASAWTVLMKRLGYNRFVAQGGDWGNAVTETMALQAPSELIGIHTNMAATVPGDVEKALQSGGQPPHSLSAEEKRAWDQLDFFYKRGLGYAQEMAGRPQTLYAIEDSPIGLAAWILDHDAASYSLVARVFAGQTEGLTRDDVLENITLYWLTKTAISSARLYWEYKGGFFDPRGVTVPVAVSAFPDEIYQAPRSWAERAYPKLIYYNRPLKGGHFAAWEQPELFSAELRAAFHSLR is encoded by the coding sequence ATGACGCAACTCGACAAAGTGCAGCTCGCAATTAGAAATGGCATCAGCAGCATCGGTAGTGGTCCATCACGACGCAGTTTTATCGCTGCATCGATGACCGCAGGTGCTTTGAGTTTCTTTCCGAGGGATTCTTTCGGTTTTGCCGTAGCCTCCGCGTTCAGTGAACTTTCTGTCCACTCTCGCGAAGAGGAACAGAACACTGCCATTCGCCCCTTCCGCATTAGCTTCCCGAATGCGGACCTCGCTGATCTTCGGCGTCGTATCGTCGCGACACGATGGCCCGAGTGCGAAACGGTCAGCGATGCAACACAAGGCGTCCAACTCGCGACCATGCAAAAGCTCGCGAATTATTGGGTGACCGACTATGACTGGCGGAAGGTTGAGGCAAGACTGAACGCTCTGCCACAATTCGTCACGAAGATTGACGGCCTTGACATCCACTTCATCCACGGCCGTTCGAAGAATGCGAATGCTCTGCCAATCGTTATCACCCACGGGTGGCCCGGATCGATCATCGAGCAGCTGAAGCTGATCGGCCCGCTCACCGACCCTGCCGCCTACGGCGGAATGCCGGAAGACGCTTTTGATGTAGTTATCCCCTCCCTGCCCGGCTATGGATTTTCAGAGAAGCCGGCTACTAGCGGCTGGGGTCCAGTTCGTATCGCAAGTGCCTGGACCGTGTTGATGAAGCGGCTCGGATACAACCGATTTGTCGCCCAGGGCGGCGATTGGGGAAACGCTGTCACCGAGACCATGGCTCTGCAGGCACCTTCTGAGTTGATTGGTATCCATACTAATATGGCGGCTACTGTTCCGGGGGACGTGGAGAAAGCTCTCCAGTCAGGGGGACAGCCACCCCATAGCCTCTCAGCCGAAGAGAAGCGCGCTTGGGACCAGCTTGACTTCTTTTATAAGCGTGGACTTGGATATGCCCAAGAAATGGCGGGGCGCCCACAAACTCTGTATGCGATTGAGGATTCACCGATCGGTTTGGCAGCCTGGATTCTCGATCACGATGCCGCCAGCTACTCGCTGGTCGCACGCGTCTTTGCTGGTCAGACCGAGGGGCTGACTCGAGACGATGTCCTCGAAAACATCACACTGTATTGGCTGACGAAAACAGCGATCTCATCGGCCCGTCTCTATTGGGAATATAAGGGTGGTTTTTTTGACCCCAGGGGTGTGACCGTCCCGGTTGCTGTAAGCGCTTTTCCGGACGAGATTTATCAAGCTCCGCGGTCCTGGGCAGAGCGAGCATATCCGAAGCTGATCTATTACAACCGGCCTTTAAAGGGCGGCCACTTCGCAGCCTGGGAGCAGCCGGAACTCTTCAGCGCCGAGTTACGAGCAGCCTTCCACTCATTGCGCTGA
- a CDS encoding alpha/beta fold hydrolase produces the protein MVQHVFYRTAKVDGLNIFYREAGPKDAPVILFLHGLPSSSRMFQPLMASLADHYYLIAPDYPGYGHSDWADPKRFEYTFDNIADVMNDFTQTLGLSHYTLYMQDYGGPVGFRLALAHPERVQALIVQDAVAHNEGLGANWATRRAFWANRSAQEAALRTDLLSLSATKRRHIGDDPKVELYDPDLWTDEYAFLNSPGQAQIQSDLFYDYRTNVDAYPRWQEWMQKAQPRLLVLWGKHDLSFDPGEPERYRMDVPNAEVHVLDAGHFALDTKADDIASLVREFMKRQK, from the coding sequence ATGGTTCAACACGTCTTCTACCGCACTGCAAAAGTCGATGGTCTGAATATTTTCTACAGGGAAGCTGGGCCAAAGGATGCTCCTGTGATCTTGTTCCTGCATGGCCTGCCGTCATCGTCACGGATGTTTCAACCACTAATGGCAAGTCTTGCAGATCACTACTATCTAATTGCTCCCGATTACCCGGGTTACGGACACAGTGACTGGGCCGACCCGAAACGGTTCGAATATACCTTCGACAATATTGCAGATGTGATGAACGATTTCACGCAGACATTGGGCCTGTCTCACTACACGCTTTACATGCAGGACTACGGCGGCCCGGTTGGCTTTCGCTTGGCGCTGGCTCACCCGGAGCGAGTGCAGGCCCTCATCGTCCAAGATGCAGTTGCACACAATGAAGGCCTGGGGGCGAACTGGGCAACGAGGCGGGCCTTCTGGGCGAACCGCTCCGCTCAAGAAGCCGCGTTACGAACTGACTTGCTGTCGCTGTCGGCCACAAAGAGACGTCATATCGGAGACGATCCGAAGGTCGAGCTCTATGATCCAGATCTTTGGACGGATGAGTATGCGTTCCTGAATTCACCCGGACAGGCCCAGATCCAAAGCGATCTCTTCTACGACTACCGTACGAACGTGGACGCATATCCGAGATGGCAGGAGTGGATGCAAAAGGCCCAACCGCGGCTTTTGGTTCTTTGGGGTAAGCATGATCTCTCATTCGATCCTGGAGAGCCGGAACGCTATCGCATGGATGTGCCGAACGCTGAGGTCCACGTACTTGACGCAGGACACTTCGCATTGGATACGAAAGCGGATGATATTGCTTCGCTCGTCCGTGAGTTCATGAAAAGGCAGAAGTAA
- a CDS encoding RNA polymerase sigma factor — MLDQLIGPLMMIRKQGMREVTYLRMEETVDTQDDYTFRVTIPIGSGGNLGKHLCETATPKEQQLVLAARSGCQIAFRELWELYWRRVYRTLLTIMKNADDAEDALQDAFFRAFLALESFEGRSSFYSWLTRVAINSGLAILRRRRSRPEGALNLDIQSENEDGLKEFRDLAPDPEQIYAKQEKLEKLLHAIQNLSPELRIPIRMRLADNCSVKDIAARLSISESAAKSRLYRARTTLSSLTVSRCKAKEKHAIS; from the coding sequence GTGCTGGACCAGCTAATTGGGCCCTTGATGATGATCCGCAAGCAAGGCATGCGAGAAGTTACGTATTTGCGAATGGAGGAAACAGTGGATACCCAGGACGATTACACGTTTCGAGTGACGATTCCCATCGGATCGGGCGGCAATCTCGGTAAGCATCTTTGTGAGACTGCTACGCCGAAAGAACAACAGTTGGTTCTTGCCGCTCGATCGGGTTGCCAGATTGCATTTCGGGAATTGTGGGAGCTTTACTGGCGACGCGTGTACCGAACCCTCTTGACGATTATGAAGAACGCCGATGACGCCGAAGACGCACTGCAGGACGCGTTCTTTCGAGCCTTTCTGGCGCTTGAAAGCTTCGAGGGTCGGTCGAGCTTCTATTCATGGCTGACTCGCGTCGCAATCAACTCGGGCTTGGCCATTCTACGCAGGCGCCGCTCGCGGCCGGAAGGCGCACTGAACTTAGATATTCAGTCGGAAAATGAGGATGGGCTCAAGGAATTTAGAGATCTAGCTCCCGACCCTGAACAGATTTACGCAAAGCAGGAGAAGCTCGAAAAACTTCTGCACGCCATACAGAACCTCTCTCCGGAACTCCGAATACCAATTCGAATGCGCCTAGCAGACAACTGTTCGGTGAAGGATATTGCGGCCCGCTTGAGCATCTCCGAATCCGCCGCCAAGTCGAGGCTCTATAGGGCACGCACCACGCTCAGTTCGCTGACGGTCTCCCGGTGTAAAGCGAAAGAAAAGCATGCAATCTCCTGA
- a CDS encoding RidA family protein, whose protein sequence is MVSGGDFQQHGAERRLRDLGVTLPAAPTPFGYYVEAVQTGNLLFLSGMLPVVDHSPKYIGRIGRELDTDAGRDAAYTAALSALAATKQYLGSLDRVSKVVRLGVFMATCGDFLDQPRVADAVSDLFQDVFGKEKSSVRLVIGVASLPLGMPIELEVIFEVIA, encoded by the coding sequence ATGGTAAGCGGTGGGGATTTCCAGCAGCACGGTGCAGAGCGCCGGCTTCGAGATCTCGGCGTTACACTCCCAGCCGCACCAACGCCATTTGGTTATTACGTCGAAGCCGTCCAGACTGGAAATCTACTTTTCCTAAGCGGTATGCTTCCGGTCGTTGACCATAGTCCGAAGTACATAGGACGAATTGGAAGAGAGCTCGATACCGACGCGGGGCGGGATGCCGCCTACACCGCCGCTCTGAGTGCCCTGGCCGCGACTAAACAATATCTCGGATCTCTCGATCGGGTCAGCAAAGTCGTGCGACTTGGCGTATTCATGGCCACCTGCGGAGACTTCCTCGATCAACCAAGAGTAGCGGACGCAGTTTCGGATCTCTTTCAAGACGTTTTCGGTAAAGAAAAGTCATCGGTCCGGCTGGTCATCGGTGTTGCCAGTCTTCCGCTCGGCATGCCGATCGAACTGGAAGTCATCTTTGAAGTCATCGCATAA
- a CDS encoding SDR family NAD(P)-dependent oxidoreductase produces MPRKQTVLVTGGSQGIGAAIVREFINHGYQVVATSRNATKAGLAASPNLAIVDGDISLAATAESVTQTAIAKFGSIDHVINNAGIFSAKPFTEYTIDEFRSFVSINLEGFIFITQLAVKQMLAQGVGGSVTTITSSLVENPIAGVNASIPMITKGGLEAITRSLSSEYAKENIRFNAVAPGVVDTPLHKRTPKDFMKTLSPLGTITDAEDIAEAVLYLAEAHHVTGEVLHVDGGAHTGRW; encoded by the coding sequence ATGCCAAGAAAACAAACAGTCCTCGTGACGGGCGGCTCCCAGGGGATCGGAGCAGCTATCGTTCGAGAGTTTATTAATCACGGCTATCAGGTTGTCGCAACATCGCGCAATGCCACAAAGGCAGGACTCGCGGCATCGCCTAATCTTGCAATCGTCGATGGTGATATCAGCTTGGCAGCAACGGCCGAGAGCGTCACGCAAACCGCGATAGCCAAGTTCGGCTCGATCGACCATGTCATCAACAACGCCGGAATCTTCTCGGCCAAGCCCTTCACGGAATACACGATCGACGAATTCCGAAGCTTCGTCTCTATCAATCTTGAAGGCTTCATCTTTATCACCCAACTAGCAGTAAAGCAGATGTTGGCGCAGGGCGTGGGAGGCAGCGTTACCACCATCACATCATCCTTGGTGGAAAACCCAATCGCCGGCGTCAATGCATCGATTCCGATGATCACTAAAGGCGGACTCGAAGCCATCACTCGTAGCCTGTCAAGTGAATATGCCAAGGAGAACATCCGTTTCAACGCAGTAGCGCCGGGTGTCGTCGATACACCGCTTCATAAGAGAACTCCAAAGGACTTCATGAAAACTCTTTCACCACTCGGCACGATCACCGACGCAGAGGACATTGCCGAGGCCGTCCTATATCTTGCCGAAGCTCATCATGTTACAGGGGAGGTGCTGCACGTGGACGGTGGTGCGCACACCGGCCGATGGTAA